From the genome of Dehalococcoidia bacterium:
CGAAGTGAGGTTATCTAATTCATCAATTTCACTAGTAGATAATTTCCAATCGAGTGCTCGCAAGTTTTTTTCAACATGCTCTGGCTGATCAAATCCAGTTAGTGTAACTGCGACTTCATGGTGTGAAATAACCCATGCAAGTGCCAATTCATACAGTGAATGCCCTCTCTGATGAGCGAATTCTTCTAATACTGGAACCAATCGATCAACTCTCTCGGATCGCATTCTAGTCACTATACCTGTAGGGACTTTGGCTGCTCGACTGCCGACTGGGTATGGCTTTCCAGGTTCATATATACCAGTGAGCCATCCCCCTCCTAGAGGGAAATACGCCAACAATGACTTCCCATGTTCTCTGCAAAAAGGTATCAATTCTAATTCCGGGTGACGATGGAGCAAACTGTAGTGATTTTGACTTGATTCAAACTCTGGCAATTTATTTTGCCTCGAAAATTGAAGCTCTTCAAGCCATCTCCAAGAATATGTATTGCAGTTACCTAGGTATCGAACTTTACCTTCCTCAACCAATTCATTTAAGGGCCCAAGAAGTTCGTCATGTGGGACATCTGGTGTGGAAAAGTGGACCTGAAATAGATCAAGGTAATCCGTTCTAAGCTTTGTAAGTGCCTCTTCGCAACGGTCATAGATCCTTTGGCGTGGTGACTTGCCTTCGAGGTTATTCAAATTGAATTTCGAAGAGAGGATAATGTTCTTCCTGAATCCTTGAACTGCTTTCCCCAAGAATATTTCGCTCTGCCCTTGGCCGTATACGTCAGATGTGTCAAAAAAATTAATACCCATTTCATACGCTTTTTCAATAACCTGCGCAGATTGAACTTGATCTAGCAATGGGGGACCAAACGGGTAACCTCCAGTGCCAATAACTGAAGCCTTTAAATCAGTTTGGCCGATTTTTCTATATTCCATATTAATCCAACCTTTGAGTAGATCCTGGAAAAACAAGAGACTTGATTACAACTGGAACTGCACCAGAAGATTGTATAAGTTCACCAATGTCAATGTAATCAAATTCTCTCAGTTCAAGCCCGTCTATTGAAATAACCGGGTTTGGAAATTGGACTTCTTCAACCAGATGCAGACCTAGTAGTCCGCCAATGTCCCCATCACTTATTAAAACAATAGGGTTGCCGTTACTGACTACTTCTTGCATCCCATTCACTACTCCTCGAGTGAAGTCATTCAACCTTGCGAATGTAGCAGAGCCTTTCCAAGCAAAGCTTATTGCGATTGGAGTGCTTGAGCTAAGCAAATCCAAACGAGCAAGTGCGACTTTGGTCAATTCAGAAATCGAATTGCGATCGATCTCTTCATCAGCTTGCAATCCATAATCCGGCGTCATAACAGGAACATTCCTTATGGGCACTGCATCAAGTGGAGAGATCAATATTGTGCTACCGCTAACTTGAACTGTGTACTGCGACGCGCCCACTACAGTAGCTCTAATCCCCGCATTGGGAACCATAATCATCGCCCCAAGTTCCGCTATCTCTTTGCGAACTGCAGACGCTATCAATGAACCCAAATCTCCAAAATTAGATGTCTCTCTCCCATAGATGAATTCAGATACACCTCCAGAAAAAATTACTGTGTCAATTTTTCCTTCAAACGTTAACTCTGGTAGACGTAATAATTTTTTCGTTTCTTCAGAAACACCTCTCAGCGAAATTACTTCCCTCAAGCGATCCATCATTTTTGCAACAATTATCTCTCGCTGTTCTAATGAAATCGCTGTGCCAATTGCAATTTCAACACCGGCTTCTTTTGCAAAAAATTTGCCGGCCTCTTCAATTCGTGTGATAGAACCATCCTCATCAAAAGCTAGGATGCGTGCACCAACATCTATTGCTGTAACTTCTAATGCCTTTCCGTTTCGGCAAATAGTGATTTTGCTAGTCCCTCCACCAATATCTATGTTCATAACTACGCCAGATGTTTTCTCAGACTCCTCCACTGCACCAGAGCCATGTGCAGCCATAGTTGCTTCCAGTCCGTCTCCCGCGCTGACTGCCACAAATTTCCCTGCTTCTTCAGCAAAAATTTCTGCAATTGAACGTGCATTATGTCGCTGGACTGCAACTCCAGTCAGAATTAATGCCCCAGTATCAATCTGGTCTCGCTTCAAATTGGCAAGGACATATTGCGAATTAATAAATTCTCCTAAGGCATGCGCGTCGATAGTCGTGCCGTCTTCGGTATATGGAGTAAGTAATATTTCTGACTCTCGTAAAATCGTACGCTTTACAATCACGTACCTAGTATTTCTTCTTTCTAGTTCAAGTTCAGAAAAAACCAAATGTGAAGTAGAAGAGCCAATATCAACTCCTACGCTAATAAGGTGGAGTTCTTCTTCACCAATAAATGAACGTTCGGTTCCCGTAAACCCTCCAAGTGGCTGGGTCATATTCCTCCAAAATAATATCTTGCTTATTTGCTTCTAAATCTTACGCTATCTGGTGAGAAATGATGATACATAAGGTTGACAGTGAGCCTACTGCTAAATATTGTTCATAGAATAATAAAGTCCCGATTAACAGGAGGCTCAATAGTTATGCGACTTATCACTCCATTTCTGGTGCTAGCCGCAACCATGCTGGTACTGGTTGGATGCGGTGGAGACGATCCAACGCCCACTCCAGCACCTGCTAAAGCTGCACCCGCTGCAGCAGTGGCCACACCTACACCCGCCCCTGCACCAACACCTACACCTCGAGGAGTGGTACGTAAGCCTGCTGCTACACCCACACCTACGAAAGCCTTTGATGCGGAGGCACATTTCAAAGGACAGCGTGTGGTGATTAACGTAGGGTTCTCGCCTGGTGGAGGATATGACACCTTCGCCCGCCTAATGGGTAGATATTTACCAAAGCACTTACCTGGAAACCCTTCATTTGTGGTCCGGAATATACCGGGAGCAGGAGGGGAAAGAATATTTCGTGAGACACTTGCGGATTCAGCCCCTGACGGATTTGCCGTTGGTGTTGCACATCCAAGATTTTTCAAACGAGAATTAGTTGGAACTGACGTACCCAACTTAGATATCAATACTGTGAAAATCCTTGGAACAGCGTCAGCAGTATCGGTAGTTAACGCAATGTACGCCTTTAAAGATTACGCCCAAAGCTGGGAAGACGTATTAGCAAAAGGATCTCCTGCTAAGGTTGGAGCTACTGCCCCTGGAGATACTGGTGGAGTGGGAGCATCTTTCGTTGAGTTAGTCGGAGGTCCCATCAAAAACGTATATGGGTACGGCGGGACATCTGAAATAGCCGCAGCCTTTGACCGCAGGGAAATCGACCTATCATCTAGAGGGGACCCTGACACAGCTAAAAGCTTATTCCCCCGATGGGTTGAAGAAAAGAAAATTGTTCCAGTATTCCGATGGGGAACAGAGCCTGAAAACGACGCAGAATTCACGAATTATGTCCAAAACGAACTTGGTGCTAGTATTCCACCTCATTTATTTGACGTGATTGAACTCTCTGATGCACAAAAGGCCTTGTTCAACGTAACAGAAACAATAAATGACAAGATGAACAGGCTATTTATAATGCATCCTGATACTCCAGAGGATCTGTATAGGATCTGGGTTGATGCATTCAAAGCTACAGCTGCAGACCCAGAGTTTTTAGCAGCTGCCAAACTGCTGGGTAGAGAAGTAGGGTATGCGGGACCAGACGAGATGAAAACGATACTTGCTCAAGGTACCGAAGCGCTTAAAGACCCTGTACTACGTGAAGGATTTATTTCCCTTGCGGGAGTGAAATAAGACAAACAAGAAGGGCTCCTCAAAATGAGGAGCCCTTCTGTTATTTATACAACCACTTAAGTTAATTCAAAGTAGCCTGCACACTTAATTCTACGTTTCCTTTTAGAGCGCCCGATATCGGGCAGCCATCTTTTGCCGCTTCTGCAGCTGCTTCAAAACCAGCTTGATCAAGACCAGGTACAGTCCCAATCACTTTTAGATCACTACAGCAAACTTTCCATCCACCTTCAATTTGCTCAAATGTAACCGTGGCATCAACCTCGAGCTTGGAAGGTGGTGTACCCGCCCTCCCTAAGCCGGCAGAAAGCGCCATTGAAAAGCAGCTTGCATGAGCAGCTGCAACAAGCTCTTCAGGGCTTGTGCTGCCACCAGGCTCTTCAGTCCTTGCTTTCCAAGACACTGAAAGTTGGTCAAATGCACCTGAAGTAGATGCAGTCACCACTCCTTTTCCTGATAATAAATCTCCATCCCAAACTGCATGCGCAGAACGTGTTGCTGCCATATTCCCTCCAAAAAATTAATATTCAACTGACCTGTAGAAGTATCATTTGCAATACACCAAAAGGTCAAACGCTGGTAGTTTACTGGTTCTTTTGCAAAAGGTGTGAGTATTCCTTGAATAGCTTCTCAACTTTTGGTGAAATAACAATTTGGCAATAAGGTTGAGAAAAATTCATTTGGAAATACTGTTGATGGTAATCCTCAGCAGGGAAAAATTTGTTTAGCGGAGCCACATCAGTAACTATTGGTGCTGGCCACCATTTTTCATCTGTTACCCGTTTAATAGCGTCTAGTGCCAACTGCTTCTGCGATTCAGTCTCGTAAAAAACTGCCGATCTATACTGAGTACCAACATCTGCACCTTGCCGATTCAATGTAGTTGGGTCATGAAATGCAAAAAAAAGATCAATCACAGTTTGATCTGAAATCAAACTGTCCTCATAAGTAATCTGTATTGCTTCAGCGTGGCCAGTGTTGCCAGTACAAACCATTTGATAAGTGGGTTGATCTACATCTCCACCGCAGTAGCCCGACACTACTTGTTCAACCCCATTGAGTCGCTCGTAAACAGCCTCCAA
Proteins encoded in this window:
- a CDS encoding aldo/keto reductase encodes the protein MEYRKIGQTDLKASVIGTGGYPFGPPLLDQVQSAQVIEKAYEMGINFFDTSDVYGQGQSEIFLGKAVQGFRKNIILSSKFNLNNLEGKSPRQRIYDRCEEALTKLRTDYLDLFQVHFSTPDVPHDELLGPLNELVEEGKVRYLGNCNTYSWRWLEELQFSRQNKLPEFESSQNHYSLLHRHPELELIPFCREHGKSLLAYFPLGGGWLTGIYEPGKPYPVGSRAAKVPTGIVTRMRSERVDRLVPVLEEFAHQRGHSLYELALAWVISHHEVAVTLTGFDQPEHVEKNLRALDWKLSTSEIDELDNLTSWWDGSNAIIDNSEPTPRTLAK
- a CDS encoding ethanolamine ammonia-lyase reactivating factor EutA, which encodes MTQPLGGFTGTERSFIGEEELHLISVGVDIGSSTSHLVFSELELERRNTRYVIVKRTILRESEILLTPYTEDGTTIDAHALGEFINSQYVLANLKRDQIDTGALILTGVAVQRHNARSIAEIFAEEAGKFVAVSAGDGLEATMAAHGSGAVEESEKTSGVVMNIDIGGGTSKITICRNGKALEVTAIDVGARILAFDEDGSITRIEEAGKFFAKEAGVEIAIGTAISLEQREIIVAKMMDRLREVISLRGVSEETKKLLRLPELTFEGKIDTVIFSGGVSEFIYGRETSNFGDLGSLIASAVRKEIAELGAMIMVPNAGIRATVVGASQYTVQVSGSTILISPLDAVPIRNVPVMTPDYGLQADEEIDRNSISELTKVALARLDLLSSSTPIAISFAWKGSATFARLNDFTRGVVNGMQEVVSNGNPIVLISDGDIGGLLGLHLVEEVQFPNPVISIDGLELREFDYIDIGELIQSSGAVPVVIKSLVFPGSTQRLD
- a CDS encoding OsmC family peroxiredoxin, whose product is MAATRSAHAVWDGDLLSGKGVVTASTSGAFDQLSVSWKARTEEPGGSTSPEELVAAAHASCFSMALSAGLGRAGTPPSKLEVDATVTFEQIEGGWKVCCSDLKVIGTVPGLDQAGFEAAAEAAKDGCPISGALKGNVELSVQATLN
- the msrA gene encoding peptide-methionine (S)-S-oxide reductase MsrA, with protein sequence MKSKITLAGGCFWCLEAVYERLNGVEQVVSGYCGGDVDQPTYQMVCTGNTGHAEAIQITYEDSLISDQTVIDLFFAFHDPTTLNRQGADVGTQYRSAVFYETESQKQLALDAIKRVTDEKWWPAPIVTDVAPLNKFFPAEDYHQQYFQMNFSQPYCQIVISPKVEKLFKEYSHLLQKNQ